The genomic DNA GATAGTATTGGCCTGAGCAGTAAAAGCGCTCATGGCGAGTACGATGAATAACAGTTTTTTTGCCATGCGGCCACACATCCTTTTGTCATCACTATTACGATTTTGATATTAGTGGTTTACGGTAGACTGTTTCGGTTATGTATTCAGCCTAACAGCGGACCACAGTGTTTAGCTTCCGACTAACTAACTAACTAACTTACTAACTAACTTAATTAGCTCGTGGTTTGGTGAACTTATTGACTTAAGCAGATTAGCATGTTTTTTAGCTACGTAACTAAGACATAACCCTTGCTCGTTAGCGGAAAGTTGATACACAGCCATCATGCTTAAATAACAATATAGCAACAATAGCGTCGAAAAAATAATGATATTGATTCAATATCATTCAATATGATGTAATTTTATCGATAAAACCAGTTTTTTGACAACAGAAATTTCAATAAAAAATAATATTTGTTTTGTTATTTAATGGGCTTAAGCTGAAACTGGATAATTTCATAGGTGGTGGCTAATTCGAATGACGAGAAAATAGCACGTTGTCGATTAAGCGCGTTTTACCGAGATACGCGGCCGCAATAACAATTAGCTTAGTGTCTGCTGCCGTCGCTTGGTGTAAGGTGTTTGCATTTCTCACTTGGAGATAATCGGGCGTAAAACCAGCACTAATCAAGTCTCGTTCAGCTTTCGTGATAGCTTGTTGTGCTGCTTCACCGTGTTGAATAGCGTGAATAATATTATCTAATACTTGTTTTAATCTTGCTGCCAAGTATTTTTCATCGGCGGTTAAATAGCCGTTACGAGAACTCATGGCTAGACCCGATTTTTCTCGGATAGTCTCGACACCAATTACGTCAATTGGCATCGATAAATCTTCAACCATGGTTTTGATGATCATCAATTGTTGAAAATCTTTACGGCCGAACAAGGCAATGTCAGGTTGCACAATATTGAACAGTTTGGTGACTATGGTTGCCACACCACGAAAATGCCCTGGGCGGCTTGCACCACATAATTGATCGCCAATGTCGGGTACTTCAACAAATGTTTGTTGTGCTAACCCTTTGGGATACATGATCTCAGGTGTTGGAGTGAAGAGTATTTCTGTTCCGGCAACCATAAGCAGCTCGCTGTCTTGTGCGAGTGTGCGAGGATAATTGTCTAAATCTTCGTTGGCACTAAACTGCATAGGATTAACAAAAATAGATACCACCACATGGTCTGCACGCTTTTTGGCTTCATCTACTAAGGCGATGTGACCTCGATGCAAATTGCCCATTGTTGGCACAAAAGCAACCGTTTCGCCCTTGCGGCGCCAAGCATTAACGTGTTCACGAATGGTTGAAATAGCGGAGGTGGTAATCATTTTCTGTTCAAACCTTAATGGAAAAACAATGCCGTTATTTAATGCGCATTATGAATTAAATGTGTGCTCTTCAGCTGGAAAAGTGCCGTTTGCTACTTCATCAATATACGCTTTAATAGCGGTACGAATTTCACCTGTTTGTTTAAGGTAGTTTTTTGAAAAACGAGGAATATAGCCACTGGAAATGCCTAACACATCATGCATAACAAGAATTTGGCCATCAGTGTCTGCACCTGCGCCAATACCGATAACGGGAATGGTTAGCGCTTCAGTAATGGCTTTAGCCAGCGAAGCCGGAATACATTCAACCACTAATAATTGCGCGCCTGCAGCTTGTATTGCTTTGGCTTCATCTAGAATACGTTGAGCACTATCAACATCGCGACCTTGCACTTTAAATCCGCCAAACACGTGCACCGACTGCGGGGTTAATCCTAGGTGAGCACATACTGGAATGCCACGTTCGGTTAACATTTTTACGCTTTCAAGTAGCCAATGTCCGCCTTCTAATTTAACCATACTGGCACCCGCCTGCATTAGCGTTGTAGCATTAGTCATGGTTTGTTCTGGGGTGCTATAACTCATAAACGGCATGTCCGCGATGAGCAATGCACGCGAAACGCCTCGTTTGACACAAGCTGTATGGTAAGCAATATCGGCAATCGTTACCGGTAAGGTATCATTATGGCCTTGAAGCACCATACCAAGTGAATCACCTACTAAAAGTACATCCACACCTTCGCTGTCAAAGGCGCCGGCAAAACTGGCGTCATAGGCCGTTAATGCGGTGAACTTTTTACCTTCTTGTTTGAACTTGATTAGGGTCGAACTGGTGACTTTTGACATAATAGACTCTTAAAACAATATTGAAATACTAAAAGCCGAGCTTAATGTTCTGGCCGTTAAGATCAACTTAAATCGATAAGTTTTTGCAATTCATCACGCATTTTCACACTAATAAGACTTTCAAGGCTTGTATTGCAAGGCAATGTTAGCGATGGCGCGATGTCTGCCAATGGTACTAACACAAAACTGCGTTGCTTCATGCCGTAATGAGGCACACAGAGTCGAGGTTTGCTTATGTGTTGATTACCATACAGTAACAAATCTAAATCTAGGGTGCGAGGTCCCCAGCGCTTAAGCCGAACACGCCCTTGGTGTTGCTCGATATCTTGCAAGGCATCAAGTAATTCAATCGGCAATAGGGTGGTATGAAACCCAGCGACAGCATTGACATAATCTGGCTGAACAACATCACCCATAGGCTTGGAACGATAATAAGCTGAGACCACAAACGTGTCGTTTACCGCCAATGCTTTTAGCGCCGTTACTGCAACATTGAGTTGTTGTATTGGCTCGGCTAAATTAGCGCCTAAGGCGACATAAACTTGAACCGCCATGGTGGTTATTCTTCCGCAGGCTTGGCTGCTGGTTTACGACGACGCTTACGCTGTGGTGCATTTCTGTTGCGACTATTACTGCTTTTGACACTTTTAGCTATGTCGCTACGGTCAGTTTCATCTGCTTCTACAAACGTTGTCCACCACTGAGCTATCTTGGCGGTATTGCCCGCTTCAGCTTCACCACGCAGTAGTAGCAAATCGTAAGCGGCTCTAAATTTAGGATGTTCTAGCAGTTTAAATGCCCGCGTGCCTTGACTCCGTTCTAAGCGCAGTTGCAGCTGCCAAATGTCGCGGGCAGGGGTACTAAAGCGTCGTGGTAAGCTAATCGTTAGGCATTGTTGTTCAAGCACATCACCCATAGCGGCAACATGTGCATCGTAGTGGGTTAACCCGCTTTCAATGGCAATATCATCGGCTCGGTATTTTACCGGATACCACAATATGGCAGCAAAGAAAAATGCTGGGGTAACCGTTTTATCCTCATTAACACGGATATCGGTATTACGCATAACGGCTTGCAGCATTTTGGCGGCATGTCCTTTAGGCGACTCTTCAATGAGTGCGCTGACCTGTGCAAACAAGGGTGCGAATAAACCAAAGCGTTGCATCATGTTATAATTGGCTTCAGCTTTGCCGGCAAAAAACAGTTTTAACACTTCTTCATACATGCGTGCTGCAGGGATATCTTTTAATAATGGTGCGAGTGCTTTAATTGGGGCCGCGGTAACGGCGTCGATTTGCATATCAAGTTTAGTGGCAAAACGAACGGCGCGCAGCATGCGGACAGGGTCTTCGCGATAACGGGTATCGGGGTCGCCAATAAGCTTAATCGTCCGAGCCTTGAGATCGTCTATTCCACCGCCATAGCTGCGAATAGAATAGTCGCTGATGTCGTAGTACAGCGCGTTAATAGTGAAGTCACGACGTTCAGCATCTTCATCAATTTCGCCGTAGACATTGTCACGCAGTAAACGCCCTTCAGCATTTGATTTCGATACGTTGTCGTTTGTTTCACTGTGGTGGCCGCGGAAAGTGGCCACTTCAATGACGTCACGCCCAAAAACGATATGTGCCAGTCTAAAGCGACGACCAACTAAACGGCAGTTACGGAATAGTTTTTTAATGTCGTCTGGCGTGGCGTTAGTCACAACGTCGTAATCTTTCGGTTGAAGGCCTAATAAAATATCACGCACACCCCCACCGACTAAATAAGCTTTATAGCCTGACCTATTAAGACGATAGAGCACTTTGAGTGCGTTCTCACTAATTTGGCGACGTGAAATCGAATGGCCATCTCTGGAGATGATATCCAGACGTAAGCCATCTTCTTGAATGGGGTCTTCAAGTACTGGAGCTACTTTGTTGTCTTCAAATAGCTGTTTACAGAATTGGCTAATACGGCGAAAAATAATACACCTCGAAATGCTAGAATAATTTGATTAAAAATCTGGCGGGTATAATACATTAAATGTGACCAAATGAGTACACATGTCGCGGGGCTAAAATGGGCTTAATGCAATCTTAATGCAATCATGTACGCCGAACGATGACGATACTTAGTTGTTTGTTGTCGTTAAGACAATTTCTTTTTGTGCTGGAATGGTACTTAGGTCAAATTGTTCTATTGCCTGTTTAAGCATGACCTCTACCGAATCTACATCAACCATTTGTTGGCCTAAAAAGGCAAGAGCAGCATTAATACTGGCTTGTGGGCGAATGATATCGATGGCGGGCGCGTGATTCTGCTTTGATAATTTAACGCCTTTTTGTGCACAGACTAGCGGTAAATGAAGCCAATCAGGTGGGGTAGCATTTAATTGAGTAAATAAACTTATTTGCCTGCAACTGGCTTCAAGTAAATCACAACCTCTGACGACTTCAGTGATACCTTGATAAGCATCGTCGAGCACAACGGCGAGCTGGTATGCAAATAAACCATCGCTGCGTTTAATCATAAAATCTTCTTCGGCGAAGGTGTTATCGACCAGTACATGGCCTTGAAGCTGGTCAATAAAGCGATCGATTTTAGCGTAATTTCTAATCCGGATCGCACCTTGTGTCAACTTAGGCTGCAGTCGGCCACAATGGCCATCGTATACACCACCATTGGCTTGGATCATCTTACGTGTGCATTGGCAATAATAAGCATCATCGCTGGCAATGAGTTGGTCTATTTTATCTTGATAAGCCTGATGACGTTGATGTTGAAATAGTGCAGTGCCATGCCAATGCAAACCGTAGGCATCAAGTGTGCGGAGGATATTATCGCTTGCACCTTGGACTTCTCGTGGGGGATCGATATCTTCTATGCGGACCAGCCATTGGCCTTGCAGACTGTGGGCGCGAAGATAACTGCCTAATGCAGCCGTGAGTGAACCGAAATGCAGTGGACCTGAAGGTGATGGTGCAAAACGTCCAACGTAGGAAGTGATACTCATGTTATTTTGTGGAGTATTTTTTATTCATTAATATCGCACTGTCATTACCGTCACTTACATGTGATGTGACTAAATTACAAAGCAAATAGGGCGAGATAATCTCGCCCTATTGGTAACGGGTTAACCCGCCATTTGTTTTTCTCTTATTTCTGCAAGTGTTTTACAGTCGATACATTGATCGGCTGTTGGGCGAGCTTCGAGACGGCGGATACCTATTTCGACACCACATGAGTAACAGAAGCCAAAATCGTCTTCTTTGATTAACCGTAAAGTTTTCTCAATCTTTTTGATCAGTTTACGTTCTCTGTCACGAGCTCGTAATTCTAAGCTGAATTCTTCTTCTTGTGCTGCACGATCTACAGGATCAGGAAAGTTTGCAGCTTCATCTTGCATGTGAGTTAACGTACGGTCGACTTCTTCACGCAATTGGTTACGCCATGCATCGAGGATCAATGTAAAGTGACCACGTTGCTTGATATTCATATACTCTTCACCAGCGGATTCCTGGTAAGGATCTACTCCGGCGATAGCGAGTACGCCAAGTTTTTTCGTGCCTTCAGGCATAACGCATCTCCTGTAATCATTTGCGTTTTAAGGGCGTCTAAAATTTATCGCCGCTATCTATAGCAGAAACTCTATGGCTAGGCAAATTTTTTACTCAGTATTTGAGTTTTTTTATCTACACCATCACTTTACAAGGGGTGGTGATAAGGCTTCCCTGAGATGAACATTGTGTCTTATATGCTAGCACTTCAACGCCATTTGATACTGCTTGTTGAAGTAAGTCTGCGTACTGAGGGTCAATATGTCGTGCGGGTCTAACACTTGTTATGCCACTGTGTTGTACCACAAACAATAATATCGCACGATGTCCTAATGCCACCATGTGGCTCAGCTCCCGCAGATGCTTTTGTCCTCGCGTGGTCACGGCATCAGGGAAATAACCCTCTTGGCCTTCTAGCAAAGTACAACTCTTCACTTCAATATAGCACTCAGGTCGGTTTTGGCTAGTGAGCAAAATATCAATACGGCTATTTTCATTACCATATTTTACTTCACGTTTTAATTTGTCATAACCTTGCAGTTCAGTGATAACTTGCTTATGGATTGCTTCTTCTGCTAACGCATTGGCACGATTGGTATTAATACCAATCAGCTGTTGCTGATCTGTCTGCATAATTTCCCAGGTGTGGGCATATTTACGTTTTGGATTGTCTGAGGTGGAAAACCACACCTTTTCACCTGGAAATAAACAATTTTTCATTGACCCCGTATTAGGGCAATAAATCGTGATCGCTTGGCCATTTGGTAGCATGATATCGGCGAGAAAACGTTTATAACGTTTAATTAATACACCTGATTCTAATTCGGGGGTAAATTTCATCGATTACTCATTTAATGAGTTGATTTACAACAATGCTAACAAACTTTAGCGTGGTTTATCGATTATGTTTTGTCTACACTACTGCCATTAACTCGTGGTTAAGCGCGAGTATTGGTGTTATTAGACTTACAACAAGGGATTATTATGGACATTATGACAGTTACTCTCACCACCCAAGCCCCTGCTGCTCATTGGGGTAAGGCTGATGTGACCTTCCAAGGCGCTCAAGCGGCGATCCATTTATCTGGCAACGATGAACTGCGCCAAGTGCAAATGGCAGCAAGGAAAGTGCGTAATCAAGGTATTAATTATGTGCAATTAGACGGTGACTTGTGGAATTTACATTCACAGTGGGCATTTGCGCAAGGTTTTGCGACGGCTAAAGCGGGATACGAAGTGAACTGGTGTGGCAGTGATGCAGATAAAGCAACGTTGAAACAACGTGCTGAAGCGGCCCTGTTTGCCCGTAAGTTGATTAATGATACACCTGAAGATTTATCGCCAGTCGGTTTAGCAACACAAGCAGCTGCTTGGTTAAAACATATTGGTGGCGATCATGTCAGCTTCAGTATTGTTGAAGGCCAAGAATTATTAGCGAAAAAATGGGTCGGTATTCATGCTGTGGGTCGTGGTAGTGAACGTCCTCCTGCATTATTAGAACTCGATTTTAATCCATTGGGAGCCGATGCCCCGGTATCGGTTGCCCTAGTAGGCAAAGGTATTACTTTTGACTCAGGTGGTTATAGCCTTAAGTCATCAGAAGGTATGTTAGCGATGAAATGTGACATGGGTGGCGCCGCCACCGTCACTGCGGCATTGGGATTAGCGATGAAGGCGGGTTTGAATAAACGCGTAAAGCTATTTCTATGCTGTGCGGAAAACTTAATCAGTGGTCGTGCCTTTAAATTAGGTGATATCTTAACTTATAAGAATGGCACCACGGTTGAAATCGTCAATACCGATGCAGAAGGGCGCTTAGTCTTGGCTGATGGTTTACAAGCAGCATCAGAAACGGGTGCAGGCTTAATTATCGATGCGGCAACCTTAACCGGTGCAGCAGTGATGGCCGTGGGTTCAAATTATAATGCGATTTTTTCACCACAAACGGCAACATTACAATTAGCACAGCAGCGCGCGGCAGCAGTATCAGAAAATGTATGGCCATTGCCGTTAGATGAATGGCATAAAGATATGTGTCCATCAGCCTATGCTGATACCGCCAATAGCAGACCAGTCAAAGGTGGTGGCGCGGGTGGGGCATCAAATGCGGCCGGTTTTTTATGGCGCTTTGTGTCACCACAAGCTAACTGGTTACACGTAGACTTAGCTGCCGCATTTGAATCATCTGCCTCTGCATTATGGGCAGCAGGCGCGACCACCCATGGTGTATTGACCATAGCTGAATTATTAAAAGACTAGTTATTTTGTTTTAAACGTAATAAAAACCGTCGTTCACGTATTGTGGCGACGGTTTTTTATTTTTTGTGCAGTAACGGCCAACTTTTGAGGACTGAATAGTTAATTTGCTCCGAGCAATTTATGGATTGGTACAAATGTAAATGTGTCGGCGTTAACTGTAAGTTTGTCATGCATCCCAATATGGGTAAATCCGTCATGCTAACATGACGAAATAAGCTAATGTGTGGCGTGTATTGGTGCTGGCTGATGAATAAGTTGTGGTGTTTGGCAATCGATGTAAGCGATTGTGCCATGGCTAATAGCGGTTCGCTTGCTTGTCCTTTTAAACAGATTAACTGTGCTGATTGCCATAAAGCTAGGGTATCAAGCTGTTGATTAAAAATAGATTTAGGCATCAACCCAATCGCATCGATGACACTGGCGTAACGGGTAGGATCTACCGGACCTAAAAATCCAAGAGTCATGTGTAAATTGGTGTTGTTTATGGTCTTCGCATCATTGTTCAAAAATAGCTTAACCCTATGCTGTAGCGTAGATATTTGTTCTATTTGTGATTTTTTTAAGCTAAAACCGACAAACAATCTTCGCGAAGAGGTGGTTTGCATTCGGTTATCCTTAATTAGTAATAAGTTGTAACCCTAACCCGAATCGATTATCAATACAGCATGATATAAACATATATCGTTATTTGTGAGTGACTAAACTACACTTAGGCTAATGTTAACGATAATATAGCGCATGTTTTTTTATTCCCAAGCAAATTGAATTGCTAACCTTGACTGAGTTGATGAATGGCCAATAGTACCCAGCAACTATTGAAAAGTGTTTTTACAAATGGACCTATTGAAGGCAATAATACTTCGGTGTTATCACTGCTTAATCAGGCACTACAATTAGTCTGTGAAAGGCTAGAATGCAGTGCAGCATTTGTGCTGACGAGTCAATACGATAAATTATTTGCGGTTGATACTGATATTATCGATACGTTAGAGCAACAATGTGTCAGTCATTTTGGTGCTTCACCTGCATCTGAGGCCCTGTTTAGCCAACATTTACAAGATAATCGATCACTGTGCAGCTCCTTATTTTATAATCATCAACCCATCGTCTATACCTGTTCCCCTGAACAATGTTTTACTGCAGCCGACGAAAACCCAATATTAATTCCGCTTCTAGACACACTGACGACCCTGGATATTGATTGTAAGCACCTTGCTCTAAGTCCCGTTTTACACGTTGGCAATGTCAAAGTTGTTTTAGGGACTTTGTGTGTATCAGATGCTAATCATGATGTTTGTCAGCATGAAAATCCTTGTGCCTTTGTACAAAAGTTACTCGATGATACCGCATATGAATTGGCCTCTTCACTTGAGTTACGTCGTTTAGCCGTAGTTCTTGATAATAAAGATAAACAGTATCAAGAACTGTTTCAATTATTGCCGATGGCCTGTGCGCTGATTGATCTACACAATAATGTGGTACTGCAAAATGATGTGAGTAAACATAATTTGCCCATTACCATAGGGCAGAGTTTATTTGATTTGTTACTTAAAGATGATCATCCTCTGCTCCTAGATACATTGCATATTGTCCGAGAAGGTATTTTACGCCAAGCCTGGTGTGAAGTGCCGCTGCGAAATGGCGTTCAAATCCACTGGTATAAGTTTAGCTTTTGCCATGCGCTTAATAAACAGCAACAGTTATTGTTAATGATTGAAGATGTTACCGAGCGCTATCGACTTGCCGATGAATTATCGTTCCATTCAAATCATGATGTGCTGACCGGACTCCCTAATCGGCTACAGTTTGAAAATATGCTCGAAGAGTTATTAAACGACGAAGATCATCCACCGGCATGTATTGCCTTTCTCGATCTCGATCAGTTTCAGGTGGTGAATGATCTTAGTGGCCATCAAGCGGGCGATTTGTTATTGCAACAAGTGGCTACGCGGTTAAAACAATTATTGCGTAAAGGAGATATCGTCGCACGTTTAGGCGGTGATGAGTTTGGCTTATTGATGCTCCACTCAGATATGTCATCAGCACAACAAGTTGCCAAGCGGATTTGTCAGCAATTGTTTGATCATGAATTTATTTGGAAAGGTGTTAAACACAATATCAGTGCCAGCATTGGTATGGCCAAAGTCAATTATGTTGATCCAGATATATATGGTGTGATGAGTAAGGCTGATGCCGCTTGTCGATTAGCTAAAGAAGAAGGCCGTAACCGTTGGCATTTTTATAATCCTGACGATCCGCAAATGCACATTATGTATAACCAAATGCTTGCATCTGTTGATATTACTGGCGCGCTAGCATTGGATCAGTTTGAGTTGTTTTATCAATTAATTGAACCGTTAGTTAAATCAGAGACGGGTATACACATGGAAATCTTGCTGCGGATGGTTCGCAGCGATGGCCAATATATATCACCAGGGGTGTTTTTGCCTGCTGCTGAGCGTTATAACCTAGCGCCTCGAGTCGACCGTTGGGTGATAGATAATTTATTGAACTGGGGCGGAAATAATTTAGCCACATGGGAGCAGCTTTCTATGGTGTCAGTGAATTTGTCGGCGATGTCGCTGGCGGATAAAAAATTCATGAATTGGCTCGAAATGCGCTTAATGGTTGAACCTGAGCTGGTCAGTAAATTATGTTTTGAAATTACTGAAACCGCAGCTGTAAGCCAGTTAGATCAAGCCACCGGATTAATTGATTTATTACGACCTTTTGGTTGCAAGATAGCCTTAGATGATTTTGGTTCAGGTTTTTCGAGCTTTGCTTATTTGAAATGTCTTGATGTGGATTATGTTAAAATTGATGGCCAATTCGTGGTGAATTTATGCGAAAACCGCAGTGACAAAGCGATCGTTTCAGCTATTTGTCAGCTTGGCAAAGATATGGATTTTGAAGTTATTGCCGAATTTGTTGAAAACACAGAAATAGGGCTATACCTCAAAAATATTGGCGTCGATTATGCTCAAGGTTACGCCATTAATAAACCGACTCGATTAGCCCAATTACAACACGGTTTACGGACTCCTTGGTTAATATAAGTGTTGTGGTTTGCCGTGAACCGCTGAGTGACGTTAATTAATTTGCGGGTGAAATCGTCAATTAATGACAGATTAGTTCAAATGTGGGTAAAATGCCTGCCAGAGAATCGCCGTAAAAGTTAACCCCCTTGACCTCAAAACAAGCATTACTGCACCCCAAACCATTGGCCTCCACGACACTGCCTATTCAAGCCGTCCTTGAGCCGTTGCGAGTGCAGTTTGCTACTCACTCACAAATTATTCTCGAGGCGCCTACGGGGGCAGGCAAGTCAACCGCATTACCATTAGCCATGTTAGCTTGGCCTGAAATTCGCGGCAAAATTCTCATGTTAGAACCACGCCGAGTTGCTGCCCGAAATGTCGCCAAATTTATTGCTCAACAATTGGGGCAAGCCGTTGGACAAGCGGTGGGGTATCGTGTCCGCGGTGAATCAAAAGTCAGTTCACATACTCGATTAGAAATAGTCACTGAAGGTATTCTGACCCGAATGATCCAACATGATCCTGAGCTTAGCGGGATTGATGTGATTATTTTCGACGAAATTCATGAACGACACCTTGCTACTGATTTAGGCTTAGCGTTAGCATTAGAAGTGCAGCAATCATTACGTGACGATTTACACATTATCGCCATGTCAGCCACCTTGTCTGGTTTACCTTTAGACACGTTAATGCCCAACGCCGCGCAGATCCACAGCGATGGTCGCAGTTTTGCGGTTGAGATAGCGTATCAACCTTGCCCGAGCCAACAATTGTGGCTTACGCATATGTCTCGGGTCATTATCAATACTATTGAGTCGACTCAGTTAGCGGCCTATCAACAAGGCAGTATATTAGCCTTTTTGCCCGGTAAAGGTGAAATCCGTAAACTTGCAGGGTTATTGCGCCAACGCTTAGATGGGTCATGGCTTATCTGTCCTATGTACGGCGATTTGTCTTCTGCCGAGCAAGATCAAGCCATTCGTGCAGCAGAACCCGGTAAACGTAAAATCGTCCTCGCCACCAATGTGGCTGAGTCGAGCTTAACTATCGAAGGGATCACCCTTGTTATTGACAGTGGCTATCGACGTGAAGCCAGTTTTAACCCTAAAACCGGCGTGACACGCTTAGGGCTCAGGCGCATTAGCCAAGCCTCTGCTATTCAGCGTAGTGGGCGTGCAGGGCGTTTAGCTGTGGGGTATTGTGTGCGTTTATGGAGCCAAGAAGAACAAGGGCGAA from Shewanella psychromarinicola includes the following:
- a CDS encoding putative bifunctional diguanylate cyclase/phosphodiesterase, whose protein sequence is MANSTQQLLKSVFTNGPIEGNNTSVLSLLNQALQLVCERLECSAAFVLTSQYDKLFAVDTDIIDTLEQQCVSHFGASPASEALFSQHLQDNRSLCSSLFYNHQPIVYTCSPEQCFTAADENPILIPLLDTLTTLDIDCKHLALSPVLHVGNVKVVLGTLCVSDANHDVCQHENPCAFVQKLLDDTAYELASSLELRRLAVVLDNKDKQYQELFQLLPMACALIDLHNNVVLQNDVSKHNLPITIGQSLFDLLLKDDHPLLLDTLHIVREGILRQAWCEVPLRNGVQIHWYKFSFCHALNKQQQLLLMIEDVTERYRLADELSFHSNHDVLTGLPNRLQFENMLEELLNDEDHPPACIAFLDLDQFQVVNDLSGHQAGDLLLQQVATRLKQLLRKGDIVARLGGDEFGLLMLHSDMSSAQQVAKRICQQLFDHEFIWKGVKHNISASIGMAKVNYVDPDIYGVMSKADAACRLAKEEGRNRWHFYNPDDPQMHIMYNQMLASVDITGALALDQFELFYQLIEPLVKSETGIHMEILLRMVRSDGQYISPGVFLPAAERYNLAPRVDRWVIDNLLNWGGNNLATWEQLSMVSVNLSAMSLADKKFMNWLEMRLMVEPELVSKLCFEITETAAVSQLDQATGLIDLLRPFGCKIALDDFGSGFSSFAYLKCLDVDYVKIDGQFVVNLCENRSDKAIVSAICQLGKDMDFEVIAEFVENTEIGLYLKNIGVDYAQGYAINKPTRLAQLQHGLRTPWLI